AGATTTCAAACGTTGATGCAATATTTTCCCACCATTAGTTCCGTTTTTTTTACTGCATTGAAATTGGACTAACTAACCACAAATTGGACACTTCAGAAGTGGGGGTGCCCCGGTTGCTATTATTTTAGAACAcaagaaaacaacataaatGTCGATTAAAATCTAAGGAAATGCACACTCAGAAAACACCAATCTTGCATGGTAACTGAAGGTAGCCTTGCAATTTGATCGCCTTAATAATGGCACATATACCATGCTAATTACACCTACGTTTTTGTTCACTCTATGTTATTGTCTCATCTAACTCTAGGACGTTCCAGACTGGGGTCTCATGGATGATGGATCAGAATTTCAGAAAGCAGATGCAGAAATATTACTGTGTAAGTCTCCAGCACAAagtgtaacaaaaaaaaacaccacAAATAAATGGCACTAAACATGCTAATGTTCATTGTCACAAATAGTCAATTCAGATCAACATTagtgttaaaatgttattataaaggAAGTAAAGAAATCTGAACAGCGGCGAAAGAAGTATGAAAGATTGTATGTTCACCATTTGTTCAATTATAGGTCCGGCATCAAGTTCTTCAGTTACAAAGTGACTTGTTGCACCAATTAATTTAACACCTGCCTCAAAGGCCTGCCAAAATACTCTAGCCTATTAAAGATTTAtacaaatgaagaaagaaaCTAGAAAGAGCATAACACATGGttaaaagtggtaaaaatttaACCTATAAAAGTGCAGGTAAACCAACCTGTTTAGATGGACTGCCACCTTTGAACGATGGCAACAGGCCATGGTGAATGTTAATTATATCGTTCCCGTAGCTCCTTAAAAAGTTTCCAGACAATATCTTTGCATATAAATCAATGCTGTAAGTATTAATAGTTCAATACTATCAAATATGAACATTGATTTATTATCCAAGATAATTATAAACTACCCAGATTTCATAACAAGCATACGCAGAGAAGAGCCAGTTCTTCCCAGAAGCACCCAAATTTAAAGAATAAGCCCAATCATCAAAATCTCTatcaaataatagaaatataatagATACAGTGAGAACATGAATTGTGTAAAATTCTTTACCTGCATATACCTCGCAAGTACTAAAAAATCAGTATTCTGAACCAGCTGCAACATCTCcccttctcttttattttcattcgtTGTGCATAAATAATGATAAGGAATATCATGTCTTTCCAGAAAACGAATCACATGGGTGTTTGAACCTCTATAATGGTTACTGGTCATTGCATCaggtaagaaaataaataaataaaaatacaagaataggagaaaaaatacaaatcaaTATAGTGGTGTAATTACTGAAATTTCACCTTATTACACAAGTAATATCTACTGGAAATCTTCCGTCCTGCCATCCATGCAATAAGTCAACAAGGCAGTGGTCCTgcagaaaaataacaataacttcaaaatatatttatattcaccATTCTATAGATCTCTTTTGAAAACTGAAGgggaaaaagataaaaagagtgATAATGCCCACCTGCTTTGATGCCAGAACTGCTATCTTATATTTAGGATCCAGAGCTGGCACTCTTACAACAGATCTTATTGCATTGAAAGTTTGTGAAAGCTTTAGGAAGTCCTCCTCCATTTGTACACGTGGCCATTTAACAggatcaaaaacaaaatcactgCAATAATTAACACAAATTATTGAAGCTGCAATGATT
This genomic stretch from Vigna radiata var. radiata cultivar VC1973A chromosome 7, Vradiata_ver6, whole genome shotgun sequence harbors:
- the LOC106766853 gene encoding formyltetrahydrofolate deformylase 1, mitochondrial isoform X1, producing MARRFPRVMGLAKMCRNRNISFKSLDPPSSLTHGIHIFHCPDAVGIVAKLSECIASRGGNILAADVFVPENKQVFYSRSDFVFDPVKWPRVQMEEDFLKLSQTFNAIRSVVRVPALDPKYKIAVLASKQDHCLVDLLHGWQDGRFPVDITCVISNHYRGSNTHVIRFLERHDIPYHYLCTTNENKREGEMLQLVQNTDFLVLARYMQILSGNFLRSYGNDIINIHHGLLPSFKGGSPSKQAFEAGVKLIGATSHFVTEELDAGPIIEQMVERVSHRDNLQSFVQKSENLEKQCLSKAIRSYCELRVLPYEENKTVVF
- the LOC106766853 gene encoding formyltetrahydrofolate deformylase 1, mitochondrial isoform X2 — its product is MARRFPRVMGLAKMCRNRNISFKSLDPPSSLTHGIHIFHCPDAVGIVAKLSECIASRGGNILAADVFVPENKQVFYSRSDFVFDPVKWPRVQMEEDFLKLSQTFNAIRSVVRVPALDPKYKIAVLASKQDHCLVDLLHGWQDGRFPVDITCVISNHYRGSNTHVIRFLERHDIPYHYLCTTNENKREGEMLQLVQNTDFLVLARYMQILSGNFLRSYGNDIINIHHGLLPSFKGGSPSKQVERVSHRDNLQSFVQKSENLEKQCLSKAIRSYCELRVLPYEENKTVVF
- the LOC106766853 gene encoding formyltetrahydrofolate deformylase 1, mitochondrial isoform X3 — translated: MARRFPRVMGLAKMCRNRNISFKSLDPPSSLTHGIHIFHCPDAVGIVAKLSECIASRGGNILAADVFVPENKQVFYSRSDFVFDPVKWPRVQMEEDFLKLSQTFNAIRSVVRVPALDPKYKIAVLASKQDHCLVDLLHGWQDGRFPVDITCVISNHYRGSNTHVIRFLERHDIPYHYLCTTNENKREGEMLQLVQNTDFLVLARYMQVERVSHRDNLQSFVQKSENLEKQCLSKAIRSYCELRVLPYEENKTVVF